In Limnohabitans sp. INBF002, one genomic interval encodes:
- a CDS encoding methyltransferase domain-containing protein — MSSTPLKNDSLPDWLASPAGQYLRAWEQTYLDRAVADVFGFHALQLGFPALDALQANRMPHRWLGCDTDPEPWPLGRDVLLTNYEALPFPSASLDLLVLPHTLELSYDPHATLREVERVLVPEGRVVICGFNPNSLWGLSKSCKRGFSEVGEFIGQRRLRDWLQLLSFEVESTSFGCYRPAVKTERWLNRLDWMDEAGVRWWPILGAVYGMVAVKRVHGMRLMSPAWKKAVPRAATVVTTASNTASKGME, encoded by the coding sequence ATGTCATCCACACCTTTAAAAAACGATAGTTTGCCTGACTGGCTGGCGTCTCCCGCCGGGCAGTACCTGCGTGCGTGGGAACAAACCTATTTAGACCGCGCCGTGGCCGATGTGTTTGGCTTTCATGCCTTGCAACTGGGCTTTCCAGCGCTGGACGCCTTGCAAGCCAATCGCATGCCGCACCGCTGGCTGGGCTGCGATACGGACCCCGAGCCTTGGCCCTTGGGTCGCGATGTGCTGCTGACCAACTACGAAGCCTTGCCTTTTCCCAGCGCTAGCTTGGACTTGCTGGTGTTGCCCCACACGCTTGAGCTGAGCTACGACCCACATGCCACGCTGCGTGAGGTCGAGCGCGTCTTGGTGCCCGAGGGGCGGGTGGTGATTTGTGGCTTCAACCCCAACAGCCTATGGGGCCTGAGCAAGAGCTGCAAGCGTGGCTTTTCCGAGGTGGGCGAGTTCATTGGCCAACGCCGTTTACGCGATTGGTTACAGCTGTTGAGTTTTGAGGTGGAGTCCACCAGTTTTGGTTGCTACCGCCCGGCAGTCAAAACAGAGCGCTGGTTGAACCGCTTGGATTGGATGGACGAAGCGGGCGTTCGCTGGTGGCCCATCTTGGGCGCGGTCTACGGCATGGTCGCGGTCAAGCGCGTGCATGGCATGCGACTGATGTCGCCGGCATGGAAAAAAGCGGTGCCGCGTGCGGCTACGGTGGTGACGACAGCCTCCAACACGGCATCCAAAGGAATGGAATGA
- a CDS encoding efflux RND transporter permease subunit, with amino-acid sequence MQLPEISIRRPVFATVLSLLIVLVGVVSFTRLNVREYPKIDNPVVTVETKYTGASSAVVESQVTKVLEDSLSGIEGVDVITSLSRQEQSQITINFVLSRDADSAAADVRDKVSRVRQRLPQGIDEPVIAKVEADAFPVIWLSFSADTLNVLQLTDYANRIAKPMLQTAPGASDVRVYGERKYAMRIWLDPDRLAAYKLTTQDVEDALRRSNVEVPAGRIESKLREFNVTASTDLQTPSEFSNVVVKSVNGIQVRIGDVARVEQGPQAERTATRLNGKEAITLGVIRNATANPLDLSAAVRNMIPKIKENLPPGVEIEIANDNSVFIDRSIKAVYQTILEAAILVALVIFVFLRTLRASIIPLVTIPVCLIGTFALMAMFGFTVNTLTMLALVLAIGLVVDDAIVVLENIYRHIEEGMSPFHAAIKGAKEVGFAVVAMTMTLAAVYAPLAFTPGRTGKLFTEFALALAGSVVVSGFVALTLTPMMCSIMLKHNHNPSWFDRTMERQLERLSNGYGRLLQWTLSRGVVFGREMSRRWLVVGVMVLAGIGTWTLLKTTKSELAPMEDRGVILTVINGPDGATMDYTTRYTMALEKMADKYTEFDRIFTVVGNPTVAQGNVFYRAKPWEDRKKTTLEIARDMTPAVAGLPGVTAFPITPPSLGQPFRERPLNFVILTSDSYQNLAQVVRSFQEEIAKNPGIVSVDTDLRLNKPEISMEVDRERAADMGVPVDQIARAVETMMGGRQVTRYKREGDQYDVIVQTAPTGRDTPDDIERVFVRGKGDAMIPLSALVKTKEVVVPRELNHFSQRRSASISANLAPTYSLGEAITFMNATAQKVLKPGYSTDLNGTSREFVKSSGSLVIVFVLALLFIFLVLAAQFESFVDPLVIMLSVPLSMVGALLALQFSGGTLNVFSQIGLITLVGLITKHGILIVEFANQLREEGMELFAAVTQSATLRLRPILMTTGAMVLGAIPLALASGAGAESRKQIGWVIVGGMSLGTLLTIFVVPTMYTLLARNKVPGAITIRHEDEDVGA; translated from the coding sequence ATGCAGTTGCCTGAGATATCCATTCGCCGCCCGGTGTTCGCCACCGTGCTGTCGCTGCTCATCGTGTTGGTGGGCGTGGTGTCGTTCACCCGCTTGAACGTGCGCGAGTACCCCAAGATTGACAACCCCGTGGTGACGGTGGAGACCAAATACACCGGCGCGTCCAGCGCGGTGGTGGAGTCGCAAGTGACCAAGGTGCTGGAAGATTCGCTCTCAGGCATTGAAGGTGTGGACGTCATCACCTCGTTGAGCCGCCAAGAGCAAAGCCAAATCACCATCAACTTTGTGTTGTCGCGTGATGCCGATTCAGCCGCCGCCGATGTGCGTGACAAAGTCAGCCGCGTGCGCCAGCGTTTGCCGCAAGGCATTGACGAGCCGGTGATTGCCAAGGTTGAGGCTGATGCCTTCCCCGTTATTTGGTTGTCGTTCAGTGCTGACACCTTGAACGTGTTGCAGCTCACCGACTACGCCAACCGCATTGCCAAGCCCATGCTGCAAACCGCGCCGGGCGCGTCTGACGTGCGTGTGTATGGCGAGCGCAAATACGCCATGCGCATTTGGCTAGACCCAGATCGTTTGGCTGCCTACAAGCTCACCACGCAAGATGTGGAAGACGCGCTGCGTCGCTCCAACGTGGAAGTGCCTGCTGGCCGCATTGAAAGCAAGCTGCGCGAGTTCAACGTCACAGCCTCCACGGATTTGCAAACCCCAAGCGAATTCAGCAATGTGGTGGTGAAGTCCGTCAACGGCATTCAAGTGCGCATTGGCGATGTCGCCCGTGTCGAACAAGGCCCTCAGGCCGAGCGCACCGCGACGCGTTTGAACGGCAAAGAAGCCATCACCTTGGGCGTGATCCGCAACGCCACGGCCAACCCGCTCGACCTGAGCGCGGCGGTGCGCAACATGATTCCGAAGATCAAAGAAAACTTGCCGCCAGGCGTTGAAATTGAAATCGCCAACGACAACTCGGTGTTCATTGACCGTTCGATCAAGGCCGTTTACCAAACCATTTTGGAGGCTGCCATTTTGGTGGCCTTGGTGATCTTTGTGTTCTTGCGCACTTTGCGTGCGTCCATCATTCCCTTGGTCACCATTCCTGTGTGTTTGATCGGCACATTTGCATTGATGGCCATGTTTGGCTTCACCGTGAACACGCTCACCATGCTGGCGCTTGTGTTGGCGATTGGCTTGGTGGTGGATGACGCCATCGTGGTGCTAGAAAACATTTACCGGCACATTGAAGAAGGCATGTCACCGTTTCATGCCGCCATCAAAGGCGCCAAAGAAGTGGGTTTTGCGGTGGTGGCCATGACCATGACCTTGGCTGCGGTGTACGCGCCATTGGCCTTCACGCCGGGGCGCACGGGTAAATTGTTCACTGAGTTTGCGTTGGCCTTGGCGGGTTCGGTGGTGGTGTCGGGCTTTGTGGCGTTGACGCTCACACCCATGATGTGTTCCATCATGCTCAAGCACAACCACAACCCCAGTTGGTTTGACCGCACGATGGAGCGTCAACTGGAACGCCTCTCCAACGGGTATGGCCGCCTCTTGCAATGGACCTTGTCGCGCGGTGTGGTGTTTGGCCGTGAGATGTCGCGTCGTTGGCTGGTGGTTGGGGTGATGGTGCTGGCCGGTATCGGCACGTGGACCTTGCTGAAAACCACCAAGAGCGAATTGGCCCCCATGGAAGACCGTGGCGTCATCTTGACCGTCATCAACGGCCCCGATGGCGCGACGATGGACTACACCACGCGCTACACCATGGCCCTTGAAAAGATGGCCGACAAATACACCGAGTTCGACCGCATCTTCACCGTGGTGGGTAACCCCACCGTGGCGCAAGGCAACGTGTTTTACCGCGCCAAGCCTTGGGAAGATCGCAAAAAAACCACCTTGGAAATTGCCCGCGACATGACACCCGCTGTGGCTGGTTTGCCCGGTGTGACCGCGTTCCCCATCACGCCACCTTCGCTGGGTCAGCCGTTTCGCGAGCGTCCTTTGAACTTCGTGATCTTGACGTCGGACAGTTACCAAAACCTCGCGCAAGTGGTGCGCAGTTTCCAAGAAGAAATTGCCAAGAACCCAGGCATCGTCAGCGTGGACACCGACCTGCGTTTGAACAAGCCCGAAATCAGCATGGAGGTGGACCGCGAGCGCGCCGCTGACATGGGCGTGCCCGTAGACCAAATTGCCCGCGCGGTGGAAACCATGATGGGTGGCCGACAAGTCACGCGCTACAAGCGCGAGGGCGACCAATACGACGTGATTGTGCAAACCGCGCCCACAGGCCGTGACACGCCTGACGACATCGAACGCGTGTTTGTGCGCGGCAAGGGCGATGCCATGATCCCTCTGTCCGCTTTGGTGAAAACCAAAGAGGTGGTGGTGCCGCGTGAGCTGAACCACTTCAGCCAGCGCCGCAGCGCATCCATCAGCGCCAACTTGGCGCCGACCTATTCCTTGGGCGAGGCGATCACCTTCATGAATGCGACAGCGCAAAAGGTGCTCAAGCCCGGTTACTCCACCGACCTCAACGGCACCTCGCGTGAGTTCGTCAAATCATCGGGCTCGTTGGTGATTGTGTTTGTGCTGGCCTTGTTGTTCATCTTCTTGGTGTTGGCCGCGCAGTTTGAAAGCTTTGTGGACCCACTGGTCATCATGCTGTCGGTGCCGCTGTCGATGGTGGGCGCATTGTTGGCGTTGCAGTTCAGTGGCGGCACGCTCAATGTGTTCAGCCAAATCGGCTTGATCACCTTGGTGGGCCTCATTACCAAACACGGCATTTTGATTGTGGAGTTCGCCAATCAGTTGCGCGAAGAAGGCATGGAGCTGTTCGCTGCGGTCACGCAATCCGCCACCTTGCGTTTGCGCCCGATTTTGATGACCACCGGGGCGATGGTGTTGGGTGCGATTCCATTGGCTTTGGCCAGTGGCGCAGGCGCTGAAAGCCGCAAGCAAATTGGTTGGGTGATTGTGGGTGGCATGAGCTTGGGTACCTTGCTCACCATCTTTGTGGTGCCCACCATGTACACCTTGTTGGCGCGCAACAAAGTGCCGGGCGCCATCACCATTCGCCATGAAGACGAGGACGTGGGTGCTTGA
- the rnhA gene encoding ribonuclease HI yields MNTVEIYTDGACKGNPGPGGWGALLRSPSGQEKELFGGELDTTNNRMELMAVIEALRALKRPCVVALYLDSEYVRKGITEWIHGWKARSWRTAAKQPVKNADLWQQLDALTHQGDHDIVWHWVKGHAGHVDNERADGLANRGVELALSGR; encoded by the coding sequence ATGAACACGGTAGAGATTTACACAGACGGCGCTTGCAAAGGCAACCCTGGCCCTGGCGGTTGGGGTGCTTTGCTGCGCTCGCCTTCGGGCCAAGAAAAAGAGTTGTTTGGTGGCGAGCTAGACACCACCAACAACCGCATGGAATTGATGGCCGTCATTGAAGCCCTTCGCGCTTTGAAGCGCCCCTGCGTCGTGGCTTTGTATTTAGACAGCGAATACGTGCGCAAAGGTATTACTGAATGGATTCACGGCTGGAAAGCCCGCAGCTGGCGTACGGCGGCCAAGCAACCCGTGAAGAATGCCGATTTGTGGCAGCAACTCGATGCCTTGACCCACCAAGGTGACCACGACATCGTGTGGCACTGGGTCAAGGGCCATGCCGGTCATGTGGACAATGAGCGGGCCGATGGCTTGGCTAACCGAGGTGTGGAATTGGCCTTGTCGGGTAGGTGA
- the glp gene encoding gephyrin-like molybdotransferase Glp — protein sequence MKSIDDIAAALQGYDPQALSVDQVNAFLHELVQPVSADESQDVYLFDALGRVLAQDVISPISVPAHNNSAMDGFAFDAAQLQADQPLTLRVLGTALAGKAWQGKVNAGECLKIMTGAILPDGLDTVVPQEFCQTVSAHDVTTVTIPPNILKAGDNRRLLGEDLMQGEPALNAGQHLTPAALGLIASLGLPDVRAHRRLRVAYFSTGDEVLSLGEAPREGAVYDSNRYTVFGLLTRLGCDVIDMGVVRDDPALLEATFAKAAREADAIITSGGVSVGEADFTKAMMKKLGDVAFWKIAMRPGRPMAVGRIGKSVLFGLPGNPVAVMVTFLAFVRPALLRMMGSTAQAAPLLRAKCLEPLRKKAGRTEYQRGFVSSAPDGTLQVRTTGNQGSGVLSSMVQGNGLIVLHHAQGNVAVGDEVDVLMFEGAI from the coding sequence ATGAAAAGCATCGACGACATCGCCGCCGCCCTGCAAGGCTACGACCCACAAGCCTTGAGCGTGGACCAAGTCAACGCGTTTTTGCATGAGCTCGTGCAACCCGTGTCTGCTGACGAATCGCAAGACGTGTATTTGTTTGACGCACTGGGCCGCGTACTGGCGCAAGACGTCATCTCGCCCATCAGCGTGCCTGCACACAACAACTCGGCCATGGATGGCTTTGCGTTTGATGCAGCTCAGCTACAAGCCGATCAGCCCCTCACCCTGCGCGTGCTGGGCACTGCACTGGCGGGCAAAGCCTGGCAAGGCAAGGTCAACGCAGGCGAATGCCTGAAGATCATGACCGGCGCCATCCTGCCCGACGGCCTAGACACCGTGGTGCCGCAAGAGTTCTGCCAAACCGTCAGCGCACACGATGTGACCACCGTCACCATTCCGCCCAACATCTTGAAAGCTGGCGACAACCGCCGCTTGCTAGGCGAAGACCTGATGCAAGGCGAGCCTGCGCTCAACGCAGGCCAACACCTCACACCCGCAGCCTTGGGCCTCATCGCCAGCCTTGGCCTGCCCGATGTGCGAGCGCACCGCCGTTTGCGCGTGGCGTATTTCTCCACCGGCGACGAAGTGCTGAGCTTGGGCGAAGCGCCACGCGAAGGCGCGGTGTATGACAGCAACCGCTACACCGTGTTTGGCCTGCTCACACGCTTGGGCTGCGACGTGATTGACATGGGCGTGGTGCGCGACGACCCGGCCTTATTAGAAGCCACGTTTGCCAAAGCGGCACGGGAGGCCGACGCCATCATCACCAGCGGTGGCGTGAGCGTGGGCGAAGCCGACTTCACCAAAGCCATGATGAAAAAGTTGGGTGACGTGGCGTTTTGGAAAATTGCCATGCGACCAGGCCGACCCATGGCCGTGGGTCGCATTGGCAAGTCGGTTTTGTTTGGCCTGCCCGGCAACCCCGTGGCTGTGATGGTGACTTTTCTTGCGTTTGTGCGCCCTGCACTCTTGCGCATGATGGGCAGCACCGCACAAGCTGCGCCACTGTTGCGCGCCAAATGCTTAGAGCCCCTGCGTAAAAAAGCGGGCCGCACCGAATACCAACGTGGGTTTGTCAGCAGCGCGCCCGACGGTACGCTGCAGGTGCGCACCACCGGCAACCAAGGCTCAGGCGTGCTGAGCTCGATGGTGCAAGGCAATGGCCTCATCGTGCTGCATCACGCGCAAGGCAATGTCGCGGTGGGCGACGAGGTGGATGTATTGATGTTTGAGGGCGCTATTTAA
- the gloB gene encoding hydroxyacylglutathione hydrolase → MKLIALPAFSDNYLWLWQQDQLAVVVDPGDAAPVLQALADHGLTLAAILVTHHHADHVGGVRELHLATGAHVFGPAREEVPAPFTPVMHGDHLELLGQTVKVMDVPGHTAGHVAYFLPNAPHSPVLFCGDTLFSGGCGRIFEGTPAQMLASLESLAALPPTTRVCCAHEYTLSNLRFALAVEPGNTDLQTYMAQCQQLRAQGIPTLPAQLGTELQINPFLRARHPRVRHAVAQHAGLSALEQTNDVAVFAALREWKNDFK, encoded by the coding sequence ATGAAGCTGATTGCACTGCCCGCGTTCTCTGACAACTACCTGTGGTTGTGGCAACAAGACCAACTGGCCGTGGTGGTCGACCCCGGCGACGCTGCGCCTGTGTTGCAAGCGCTGGCCGACCACGGTCTGACATTGGCCGCGATTCTAGTCACCCACCACCACGCTGACCACGTGGGCGGCGTGCGCGAACTCCACCTCGCCACAGGCGCCCACGTGTTTGGCCCCGCCCGCGAAGAGGTGCCTGCCCCCTTTACCCCCGTCATGCACGGCGACCATCTTGAATTGCTGGGCCAAACGGTGAAGGTCATGGATGTACCAGGCCACACGGCGGGCCATGTGGCGTACTTCCTGCCAAATGCCCCTCACAGCCCCGTGCTGTTTTGCGGCGACACCTTGTTTTCTGGCGGCTGTGGACGCATTTTTGAGGGCACGCCCGCACAAATGCTGGCTTCCCTGGAAAGCTTGGCGGCATTACCCCCAACAACGCGGGTGTGCTGCGCCCACGAGTACACTCTTTCCAACTTGCGATTCGCCCTCGCCGTAGAACCTGGCAACACAGATTTGCAGACCTACATGGCGCAGTGCCAGCAGCTCAGAGCCCAGGGAATCCCCACCCTGCCCGCCCAGCTGGGCACCGAATTGCAAATCAACCCGTTTTTACGGGCTCGACATCCCCGTGTGCGACATGCTGTTGCACAGCACGCTGGACTCTCAGCGCTCGAACAAACCAACGACGTGGCTGTCTTTGCAGCCCTTCGTGAATGGAAGAACGATTTCAAATGA
- a CDS encoding efflux RND transporter periplasmic adaptor subunit, protein MASKKMYSVVAVVGIVVASTLAWWLQTPKSDAGAAAGVRPSGVEITQVKKQTLRDDAEAVGTLRSSQNVMLRPEIAGRVLSLGFADGARVRAGQVLVQMDDTLQRAEVQQSLAQMSVARANHKRNQELVAQSFIAQRSLDESAAALQVADAQLGLSCARLERMRLIAPFNGVVGIRSVNVGDYVKDGADLINLENIGSLYVDYRLPERYQTKVMPGQTIEVKLDAFSGRLFKAKVEAVDPLIDANGRSIGVRALLANTAGEPISVGGGKGPATQAAPAASASAPTVAAKPAASGPVVASTANRGAALPSPQSLGCPSNMFDRTRTSAGGEQNGPLRPGMFARVTAVFAVKPNALVVPEEAIVPQGGKQFVIKAVAPSELPAPAASAAASAPVLPPDTKLVSQRVEVKLGIRRGGQVEITDGLAEGDTIVIAGQQRLQKDGSPLRVVELGRGSANPASAPASASASGAASGASGADAANAASQAASR, encoded by the coding sequence ATGGCCTCCAAAAAGATGTATTCCGTTGTTGCGGTCGTTGGCATTGTGGTTGCCTCGACCTTGGCTTGGTGGCTGCAAACACCCAAGTCCGATGCCGGAGCCGCCGCGGGCGTACGTCCAAGTGGCGTTGAAATCACCCAAGTCAAAAAACAAACCTTGCGTGACGATGCCGAGGCGGTGGGCACGTTGCGCTCTTCACAAAACGTGATGCTGCGTCCTGAAATAGCCGGTCGTGTCTTGTCGCTGGGCTTTGCCGATGGTGCGCGTGTGCGTGCTGGCCAAGTGTTGGTGCAAATGGACGACACCCTGCAACGCGCCGAAGTGCAGCAGTCGCTCGCTCAAATGTCGGTTGCCCGTGCCAACCACAAGCGCAACCAAGAGCTGGTGGCCCAAAGTTTCATCGCCCAGCGTTCTTTGGACGAGAGTGCTGCTGCGTTGCAAGTGGCCGACGCCCAACTGGGTTTGTCGTGTGCGCGTTTGGAGCGCATGCGCTTGATCGCGCCGTTCAACGGCGTGGTCGGTATTCGCAGCGTCAACGTGGGCGACTATGTGAAGGACGGCGCTGATCTGATCAACCTCGAAAACATCGGCAGCTTGTATGTGGACTACCGCTTGCCCGAGCGCTACCAAACCAAGGTGATGCCAGGCCAAACGATTGAGGTCAAGCTCGATGCGTTCAGTGGCCGCTTGTTCAAAGCCAAAGTGGAAGCGGTCGATCCTTTGATTGATGCCAATGGCCGATCCATCGGTGTGCGTGCGTTGCTGGCCAATACGGCGGGAGAGCCGATCTCTGTGGGTGGTGGCAAAGGCCCTGCCACCCAAGCTGCGCCTGCTGCTTCAGCTTCAGCGCCTACGGTGGCAGCCAAGCCTGCGGCATCCGGACCCGTGGTTGCATCCACTGCAAACCGTGGTGCCGCTTTGCCTTCGCCTCAGAGCTTGGGCTGCCCCTCCAATATGTTTGACCGCACGCGCACCAGCGCAGGTGGCGAGCAAAACGGCCCCTTGCGTCCGGGCATGTTTGCCCGCGTGACGGCGGTATTTGCGGTCAAGCCCAACGCCTTGGTGGTGCCTGAAGAGGCCATCGTGCCTCAGGGTGGCAAGCAGTTTGTCATCAAGGCGGTGGCACCGTCTGAGTTGCCTGCACCTGCTGCCAGCGCTGCGGCAAGCGCACCTGTGCTGCCCCCTGATACCAAGCTGGTGTCTCAGCGCGTGGAAGTCAAGCTGGGCATCCGCCGTGGTGGCCAAGTGGAGATCACCGATGGCTTGGCAGAAGGCGACACCATCGTGATCGCTGGTCAACAGCGTTTGCAAAAAGATGGCTCGCCTTTGCGCGTGGTCGAGTTGGGCCGAGGCTCAGCCAATCCCGCATCGGCGCCTGCATCAGCCTCTGCATCAGGTGCCGCTTCTGGCGCATCGGGGGCTGATGCCGCCAATGCAGCCTCTCAAGCCGCCAGCCGCTAA
- the mobA gene encoding molybdenum cofactor guanylyltransferase MobA, translating into MTHSIEPQDITGLILAGGRGSRMGGVDKGLQNFNGIPLALHTLMRLGPQVETVMVNANRNLSAYESFGASVWPDASADFAGPLSGFLVGLERAETPYVLTVPCDTPRLPLDLAERLAAAMVRENANIAMAAAPETDDQGQTQIRTQPVFCLMKIELSESLVKFTHAGGRKIDAWTAQHNTVVVAFDAPGDDPLAFANVNTLNELQALENAAP; encoded by the coding sequence ATGACACACAGCATTGAACCCCAAGACATCACCGGCCTCATCTTGGCCGGAGGCCGAGGCAGCCGCATGGGCGGCGTGGACAAAGGCTTGCAAAACTTCAACGGCATCCCGCTGGCCTTGCACACCCTCATGCGCCTAGGTCCCCAGGTAGAAACCGTGATGGTCAACGCCAACCGCAACCTCTCGGCCTATGAGTCGTTTGGAGCCTCTGTATGGCCCGATGCCTCGGCTGACTTTGCCGGGCCGCTGTCGGGTTTTTTGGTGGGCCTAGAGCGCGCCGAAACACCCTACGTGCTCACCGTGCCGTGCGACACACCGCGCCTGCCACTCGACCTGGCCGAGCGTTTGGCCGCAGCCATGGTGCGCGAAAACGCCAACATCGCCATGGCCGCAGCACCCGAGACCGATGACCAAGGCCAAACCCAAATTCGCACGCAACCGGTGTTTTGCTTGATGAAGATTGAGTTGTCTGAAAGCTTGGTCAAGTTCACCCACGCCGGTGGCCGCAAGATTGACGCATGGACCGCACAGCACAACACTGTGGTCGTGGCCTTTGACGCCCCGGGTGATGACCCGCTGGCGTTTGCCAACGTCAATACCTTGAACGAACTGCAAGCCCTCGAAAACGCCGCGCCATGA
- the moaA gene encoding GTP 3',8-cyclase MoaA, whose translation MSERVIPLVDQRLLALPATLPLQPIAANGLLSDSLGRPLHDLRISVTDRCNFRCNYCMPKEVFNKDYAYLPHGDLLNFEEITRLAKVFVSHGVRKIRLTGGEPLLRKNLEILVDQLANIQTPDGTPLDLTLTTNGSLLARKAKSLKDAGLNRVTVSLDGLDDAVFRAMNDVDFPVSDVLDGIAAAKDAGLGLDANGQLTGLKVNMVVKRRTNVDQILPMARHFRSSGITLRFIEYMDVGATNGWCMDDVLPSADVIQRLQQEFPLVALEASAQGETAQRWGYANAAGVFDPVLGEVGVISSVTQAFCRDCNRARLSTEGKLYLCLFATQGYDLRSLMRGGKASDADIASAIGHIWQGRDDRYSELRASLPADSSPDGSSAARRVEMSYIGG comes from the coding sequence CCACCCTCCCTTTGCAACCCATTGCAGCCAATGGTTTGCTCAGCGACAGCTTGGGTCGTCCCCTACACGACTTGCGCATCAGCGTGACCGACCGTTGCAACTTTCGCTGCAACTACTGCATGCCCAAAGAGGTGTTCAACAAAGATTACGCCTACCTGCCTCATGGTGACTTGCTGAACTTTGAAGAAATCACTCGCCTTGCCAAAGTGTTTGTATCCCACGGCGTGCGCAAAATTCGTCTCACCGGTGGCGAGCCTCTGCTGCGCAAAAACCTTGAAATCTTGGTGGACCAGCTGGCCAATATCCAAACGCCTGACGGCACGCCGCTAGACCTCACCCTCACCACCAACGGCTCGCTGTTGGCCCGCAAAGCCAAGTCACTCAAAGACGCGGGCCTGAACCGCGTGACCGTGAGCCTAGACGGCTTGGACGATGCCGTGTTCCGCGCCATGAACGATGTGGACTTTCCCGTGAGCGATGTGCTCGACGGCATTGCCGCCGCCAAAGACGCAGGCTTGGGGCTGGATGCCAACGGCCAGTTGACCGGCCTCAAAGTCAACATGGTGGTCAAGCGTCGCACCAACGTCGACCAAATCTTGCCCATGGCCCGCCACTTCCGCAGCAGCGGCATCACGCTGCGCTTCATCGAATACATGGATGTGGGCGCGACCAATGGCTGGTGCATGGACGATGTGTTGCCTTCTGCCGACGTGATTCAACGCCTGCAACAAGAATTCCCACTCGTGGCCTTAGAGGCCAGCGCACAAGGCGAAACCGCGCAGCGCTGGGGCTATGCCAACGCCGCAGGCGTGTTCGATCCTGTCTTGGGCGAAGTGGGTGTGATCAGCAGCGTGACCCAAGCGTTTTGCCGCGACTGCAACCGCGCCCGCCTCTCCACCGAAGGCAAGCTCTACCTTTGTTTGTTTGCCACACAGGGTTATGACTTGCGCAGCCTCATGCGAGGGGGGAAAGCCAGCGATGCCGATATTGCGTCGGCCATCGGCCATATTTGGCAAGGCCGCGACGACCGCTATTCCGAACTCCGCGCCTCCCTGCCCGCCGACAGCTCACCCGACGGTTCATCTGCGGCACGTCGCGTCGAGATGAGCTACATCGGTGGCTAA